CTGGAAAAGGCCTATGCCAAGTAAGGACCCAGCACACGTCCCAGCCGGCAGGCCCCACCCCACAAGGGGTCCCCGGAGGCGGACGGCTGGGACCCTCTACACGGCCCGCCAAGGGTCCCAAACCACGTCACGGCTCCCAGGCCCCCGAGGTCACACCATCCCCCGAGGGCCTCCAAATTATCAATACCTCCCTCTATCCACATTTCACACAAAACGTTCCTAGAGACCCGCCAACACTCGCAATTCCTCAGGAGACTGAAATCTCCTCTCTCGGGCCCTGGAGCCACCAGAGCTAAGATCTCCCCCCTTGGGGGACCTGAGAATCCAGAAAAAATCTCTCCTACTATACTGGGAAGCCCAAAGCACCTCCCAAATATTGAGTGGAGTCCATGGAACCCTCGATCTTTGCTTTTCTCCACCCTGTGGCTCTGAAATCCCCCACAAGCCCACGCAGACATCTCCCGGAGACTCAGAGTTTCAGACACGGCTCCCGGGATGCCCAGAATTCTGGCAGAGCTTTCCTGTGATCTCCCACATCACACAGTCGTGTGGCCCAGGGACCACAGGTCCAATCTCCAAGGGCTTCCAGACTGTGCCACAGTCCCCTACCCACCTTGGGAGTCTGTAGATGTCAGGGTTGGCCCCCTGGACCCGCGCACCCCGGGGGACCCCAGGTCCCGGCGCGGGGACGGTGCGTGAGATGCTCATACATGCCCGAGACGTTCTCACCCCGGACCTGCCCCCACAGGCTCCACGGCTCCTATGAGGTGATGCGAGGCGGCCACATGAATGAGGCCTTCGTGGACTTCACAGGCGGCGTGGGCGAGGTACTCTACCTGAGGCGAGACACCCCAGGCCTCTTCTCCGCCCTGCGCCATGCCTTGGCCAAGGAGTCCCTCGTGGGCGCCACTGCCCTGGTGAGAGAGTCACACCCTCATGGGGACCCCCATCAGGACAAGGGCACAGTCAGGGCTtgagaggggcagggtggggtggacTCCTGTGCCTTCTTCTCTGTTCTGTGTTCACTGCTGGCTGGTCTTTCTCACCCATCCAACTCCGGCAAGTCAAAAGGAAATGTAATTGCTCTCATAACCAAACGGGCTTCAGGCACAGCTGAATCCAGGTGCTCATCCAGTGGATGTTGAGAATGTGTTTTTCTATTCCTGGTTCCGGATTAGTTTCATTCCTGGGCGGGCATTCCTCTCATGGGCTCCAAAGGGCTCCCACAACTGCGGGTCCCTCCTACCACCccagtggtttttattatttaagtggtttaaaaaaaatttttttttaaatgtttatttatttttgaggcagagtatcaagaggggagggtcagagagagagggagacacagaatctgaaacaggctccaggctctgggctgacagcccagagcccgacgcggggcccggactcacggaccgcgagatcatgacctgggccgatgacctgagctgaagtcggaggcctaaccgactgagccacccaggcgcccgcccccgcccccacttttttttaaggcaaagccTCTTTCTGAGAATTTCAGCAAAAGTCTTAGGATTGACTTTCATGGGCTCAGCTTGAGTCATATGTTCATCTGTGACCCCGTCACATAGTCATTCGCTGAATTGGTCtaattccttcactcattcatttgcttAATCCTGTGCTCAGTTACTGATTCCCGGTCCTTTGggtttctctgccctctccaagTATTTTTGtctcatcttcctctctctccttcccctcttgcCTTCACTCCCCCATCCGACGCCCTCTCGGAGCTCTGCTTGACTCCTGCTGTGGTGGCAGGagcggggacggggggggggggggggggggggggggggggggcagagaggagcagCCACTCTCTTGTCCCCCCACCGCGGCCTCAGCATCCCCTGTCCTCCGCCCAGAGTGATCGGGGCGAGTACCGCACCGAAGACGGGCTGGTGAAGGGACACGCGTATTCAGTCACGGGCACATACAAGGTGAGTATCCCCCGTGAACGGGCTACAGGGGTGCCTCGGCGCCACCGCCCACGGATGATGCCGTCCTCAGGTGTCCCTGGGCTTCACCAAGGTGCGGCTGCTGCGGCTGCGGAACCCATGGGGCCGCGTGGAGTGGACCGGGGCCTGGAGCGACAGGTGGGATGGatctggggtgggtggggggctcggacccgcccgccctcccctcaccccccagtcTCCCTAGCTGCCCACGCTGGGACGCGCTCCCCGCCGAGTGCCGAGACGCCCTGCTGGTCAAAAAGGAGGATGGCGAGTTCTGGTgaggagcccagcccagccccgcctCTGGACCAGCGCCAGGCCCCCGGGGCTCAGGGAGGGGGCGAAGCCTGCTCGCAGGGACATGGGGCTCGTTCACGGGGACGAGTCTTAACAGCTAGAAACTGTCCATATGGTGGTAACTTCGGGGTTGGGTTCTATCTGGGGGAGTCGAGGAAGAATTCGCAGTGATATTAGGGGAACTGGGAAAAGCAGTAATCTTTGGAGGGCTGAAGGGGGCTGGCTAACATTTAGGGCCATTGTAGGAGGCTTGCTGGTGTCGGGGGCATTTGAAGGGGCTTAAGGGTACCAGCTGCTGAGAGCCCGAGGGTCTTGATGTTTGGGGGCTGAAGGCAGTTTGGCAATATTGGGGAGGAGCGTATGGAGCTTGGTTGTCTGTGGGGCATTGCCGGGGACTTGGAGAGATCCGGGGGAGCTGGGGGGCTCAGCGATCTGGGGTCCCTTCCGGAGACGCGGTACCGTCTGGTGGACTGATGGGTACTTGGCGATGTTTGAGGAATCGGGGAGGGttgtggttggggggggggggcatcctgGGGTCTTTGGCAGACGGGGGCCCCGGGGAGGTGGCGGCTGGGGAGGACCTGAGCGCTGGCCACCCGGCAGGATGGGGCTGGAGGACTTCGTCCGATGCTTCAACACCGTCCAGGTCTGCTCGCTGAGCCCCGAGGTGCTGGGCCCGAGCCCAGCGGGGGGGGGCTGGCACATCCACACTTTCCAAGGCCGCTGGGTGCGGGGCTTCAACTCTGGCGGGAGCCAGCCTGGCAACGGTGAGGCCTGGAGGGCGCCCCAAGAAGCGAgcaaggcgggggggggagggccgTGGCAGGCCGGgtgaccccctctctctcccatccgCTAGAGACCTTCTGGACCAACCCCCAGTTCCGACTGACGCTGCTGGAGCCCGATGAGGAAGAGGACGATGATGAGGAGGGGCcctgggggggctggggggcggcgGGAGCATGGGGCCCTGCGAGGGGTGGCCGCATCCCCAAGTGCACCGTCCTTCTGTCACTCATCCAGCGCAACCGCAGGCGCCTGAGGGCCCAGGGCCTCACTTACCTCACCGTGGGTTTCCACGTGTTCCAGGTGGGACCCCAAGGCTTAGCGGAAGCAGCAGGGGACAGGCGTGGAGGGGCTGGGAAGGCCGAAGGGGTGGAGGTCAGAGACAGGACAGAGCCcagggcatgggggtggggggtggggaacgaGGGGCAGGGAAGGTCGCCCAGGGTGCAGACAGGAGCCGGGTCCAGAGGGGGTCGCAGATGGGCTGGCCGGGACAGGGACTGAGGGGCAGGGGCGTGATGATGGCGGaatgggaagaagagggaggtgtGGGGGGCTCTGACTCGCCCCGTTCTTCCTCCTTACAGATCCCCGAGGAGGTGGGTCGCGGCGGGGACCCCCAGATCCCGGCCCCGGGGGCTCGGGCACCCGGCGCCAGGGCGGCGGGCGGACAGCGTGACCGCGGGCGGCCCGGGTCACGGTCACGATCGCGCCGCGTTGGCCCCGCAGCTGCTGGGCCTGTGGGACTCCCCGCGCAGCCGCGCGCTCCTGCCCGGCCTGCTGCGCGCCGACCGCTCGCCCTTCTGCGCCCGCCGCGACGTGAGCCGCCGCTGCCGCCTGCGCCCCGGCCACTACCTGGTGGTGCCCAGCGCCGCCCGCGCCGGCGACGAGGCCGACTTCACGCTGCGCGTCTTCTCCGAGCGCCGCCACACCGCCGTGTGAGCCGGGGCACCCGGACCTGCCCTCGGGAGCCCCAGGGCCCCGCTTCCAGGGACCCCCGCGGGGATCTGCCCGGGGCCCCAgacgcggggggcgggggggggggagagcgtcccctcccccacttcccttgTGTCATTTGCAGGGAGATCGATGACGTCATCAGCGCCGACCTGCACGCCCTCCTGGTGAGGGGCTGCAGGGGATGGGCACTGCGGGGCAGGACCGGGTGGGGGTCCTCTGGGCCGGCACTAAACCCCacgccacccccaccctgccccacaggTCCCCTACGTTCCCCTGGAGCTGGGGCTGGAGCAGCTATTTCAGGAGCTGGCCGGAGAGGTGAGGATGGGGGGCCCGGATGGAGGGGGTCCACCCCTCCCCTTGGACACcgaccacccccccacccccaccctcctgggtgtctcatttTGCTTTAGTTTCTCCGTCCCTCTGTGCTTAAATCTCCTTTCTGCTCTCAAAATGCTCACAGCTcttccctgcctcagggcctttgctcagtCTGTGTACCTTTGCCTGGATGGCCCTCTCTCCCTTCACACCCCCTGCCCCGGCTAAAGTCTCATCTTTCTAACGTGCCCTTCTCTGGAAGCTCTCCCACACTCTCCCCCCGGGGCTGGTCAACTGCAGGCCTGCTGTGGACTCCAGGGGCCCAGTGCTTCTCCACTGCAGCCCTGTCTGCTCTGGGGACAGGTCTCTAGCTCTCCCTGGACCATGAGCTCTCTGTCACTGCGGTGTCCCCAGCACCAGCCAGCATGCTAATTTGGTCAGCCCCCAGCTGTGCTGTGTTGTGAACGGCCTGAGTGAATGGCctcacaccttctctctccttgAGCAGGAGGAAGCACTCAGCGCCCCTCAGCTCCAGACCTTATTAAGCATCGCCCTGGAGCCTGGTGAGTTGGGGACCGGGGTGGATCCcacggacccccccccccccacatcccatATGTGTTAATTCATGATGCTGCTGGGAGTCAGGTCACGGGAGCCCTGGACTCCGCGTGACAGCGTCTTCCCACGTGTGGGGCCTGTGGCAGGACTGAGGCCACCCCACTCAAAAGGACCCCCTTTCTCTAAGGGAGGCAGGGGGCGTAGCTGCCACGAGGGGACTTGGAATCCCCTTGCCTGGGTTCACATGTCGGCTCTGCCAGTTCCCGGCGGTCACttggctctctgagcctcagttgctgGCGTGAGGACAGCGGTAGGGGATAGCGGCAGTCCCCAGCACTCGTGATGACGGCCAGCTCACAGGAAGTACTCGGCTTCGTTTGTTTCCTGCAGCCAGGTCCCACGCCCGGACCCCTCGAGAGATTGGGCTCAGGACCTGTGAGCAGCTGCTGCGCTGTTTTGGGGTATATGAGGGGGGCAGTGCCTGGACAGGGAGGATGGGCATGCTGGGGCCCGTGTCCCCCTTCTGGGGACAATGACTTTAACCAGATGCCCCATCCCCAGAACGGGCGAAGCCTCACCCTGCACCACTTCCAGCAGCTCTGGGGCCATCTCCTGGAGTGGCAggtaaggggggggggttgggggagccaCCTCCTCCCGGAAGGTAAGGCACTTTTACTAACGAGGACATAGGTCTCCTGTGGGCTCGCGGGGCCccaggggaggagaaagtggaCCACGTCATACCAACGTGGAGGGACGACTTGGAGGGATCTGGCCTTGTCCCACCTGCCCTTCTGTGGTCCCTCCAGGGGCACTAAGTGGCTCAGGGGTGGAAAACACAGGCTCTGGTCCTGGTTTGAAATCCCGGCTCCCAGGTCCAGGTCGGGCCCCCCTCTGGCCTTgcgaccttaggcaagtcacctCCCCTCGAGGGGCCTTTGTCTACCAGCGGGAGGTGTTAATTCCCGCCTCTCCGGGCCCGGGAGGAGGGAGTGGTCCAGGGCCTCCCTGTGGCGAGCCCTCTCGAAGCCCCTGGTGGGTGGAATCCCGACGTGTCCGGCTGTTAGTagtattcccatttcacagactgGGAAACCGGCTCAAAGTGGTAGAGCTGCTTGCCCAGGGCCCGaagccaggaagaaagggagCTGGGTGGGAACCCAGGCTGACTGGCCTCCAAGGTCCCCTTTTCAGGGGGCTTGGGGGGCTCGGGGGGTGGGACTGACCCGTGCCTCCCCGCCCAGGCCACATTTGACAAGTTCGATGAGGACGCCTCTGGAACCATGAACTCGTACGAGCTGAGGCTGGCGCTGAATGCGGCAGGTGTGTGCGGGGGTGCCACGGGGACGGGTCTGCTCCCTTTCCTACCCGCTGTACTCTCGCAGGCCTGGCTGCCTGCTCACCTTAGTTTGCTGCCAGCTCTTGGCCGGGACTGGATGCCCCCGGGAGACGGGGCGCGAGGGGGGATGGGCCTGGGAGGGTGCTGGGGGCCTGGAGCAGGGCCtcccagaaggggaagagaggggaagccTGGGAGCCCGTGTCTGACGGGCACCGGTCCCCAGGGCATTGCGGTAAAATGGCCCATAGTCCCCTGAGTTTGGGCTGGAATCCTGCCTGTACTTACTCCCGGGGGGGCCCTGGGCACCTGAGTCCATCTCCTTGATGGAGTCTCCGTGTAAAATGGCCAGGACACAGGGCAGCTGGGAGGAGCCCGCAGGGCTCAGCGTGGGGGGAACCTGCTTCTAGTCACTGCCCCGGCAAAGGTTTAGGAAAGGCTGGCTTCTTCCAGGAGGGGAACAGCCTCATTCCCTCTGTGTAGCACGAAATCTGGCCCaagggggcagagccaggagcaAGGCTTTCCCTGGGCTCTGAAGCAAGTTAGGGATGTGCGTGCGTGGAGGGGCTGGGACCAGAAGGGAACTCCCTgtcgcccctccccccccccaccccacccagggctcGTCTGCCACAGCCAAGCCCAGGGTGAGACACGGGGGGACGGGAGGCAAGCCTGACCGCCTGTGACCCAGTCTGAGAGgcagggggcccctgggggagAACCTTTGAAGTCCAGAGACGTGCAAGAAAAGAGCCCAAGCGGAGGGGAGATGGAGTCAGATAGAAGGCTGGGAGGTGtggcacagagacagaaatggagTCCCGGGCGGACAGAAGCAGAGACGAGAGCGAGGGGTGATGGAGGGTTTGTGCTGTTCGTATTACTGGGCCTCTCGTCCGTGCCTGGTGTTAATCTAGGCAGAAGACTGATAAAGTGCTCTTGCGGGTGGGGGTTGATGTTCTGGTGCTGCAGACGACGAACAAGATCATCTGGGTCAGATGGTAACACATGCTATGGCGGGAAAAGAAagcaggtgtatgtgtgtgtgtgtggggggggggagtggtggcCTGGGACACAGCGGCCAGGGAAGGACCAGGGTGCTAAGGGAGACTGAACCTCGGGGACACAGGACCAGGTGCGGTCTAGACAGAAGGggcagcctgtgcaaaggccctgagatcaGAGCGTGGGCCGCGCTGCAACAGCTTCAAGGGGCCAGGTAATGGAGATGAGAGAGGGGGCTGGTGTGgccagaggaggagggtggggaggcagtgGTCAGAGGGGAAAGATCAGTGGGGTGAGAAAGCAAAGCTCTATGAGGCCTCATGAGGACCTAGGCTCTTTGAAAAATCGTTTTTTTAATATGTAGGAGAGGAAGGAGATAAGgcaagtccaaggtcagggtaTGTGGGGGGCTGGAGCCAAGAGCAAAGGGAAGGTCCCACTGTGTATGGAGGAGGGAGCGCCAGGGAGGGGACCAGCAGGAAGCAAGCTCCGGGGGCCCCTGGAGATGGTGGGAGGTCTCGGGGCGGGAGGTCAGCAAGAAAAGTGACCTGCTGCAGCTCAGCCACACTCTGCGTGTTCCCCGGACACCTGCTCTGCTCCTGGCCCTATGCCGGCTGACGCTGGGGGTTTGGTGGTGACCGGAAACCCTTCCCTTACTTCCAGCGGCTTCCAGAGCCACCAAGGACAGGGACAGCCCAGAGGGGTCAGGGTGGGGACGGGGTGGACACAGGGAGCCAAGGAGGTGCTCCACGCtgcaggcaggaagggaggggggatcggagagggcttcctggaggaggcggcaCAAAGGCTTAGGAGCGTTCTGGACAGAAGGAACATCGTGTACCAGGGAGGCAAGACAAAGCACAAAGTCCAAGTGCAGGAGGGGTTGGAGGGGGTAGATGAGGCGTGGTCTGCGAAGGCCACCGGGCGGTTAAGGACAatgggggccctggggaggggcagcagggaccTAGTGAACCGCGTGAGGGGTTTCCCAAGCGGCAGGGGATCCCGGGCAGGACCCCACACCAGGCAGCACACGAGAGTGGCCAGAGGAAGCAGTCTGCATGAAAGGTCAGTAGGAATGTGAGGGGGCAGCTGAGGGGTTCTGGCCCCTTCTTGGGCTCTCCCACCTCCTCCGGCCAGGGTCCCCCCCGGCTCAGGGCAGATGAAGGCCGGGGGGCTGTGGGAGGTCACACTGCCAGGGTGGGGCTGCAGGCCCCCGACCTCCTCCAGGCCGTTCACAGCACCTCACACAAGGCCCAGCAGGTGATGGCACCAGACAAGCGTTTCTTTGGTGAACGAAGGCACAGAACAGGGGGCAGAGATGGGCTTTAGGAGGTGGCAGAAGTCCATGAAATCGTCCTCAGAACTGCGTTTATGTGGCCacgtgggggaagggggagccgTCCTGCAGCCCTGCCTCTCGGAGGGTTACCTGACCTGCAATGCGGTCTGTCAAAAGCCTATTGAGATGTGTCATCAGAGGTGATTTTTATCAGGTGATTTCTAAAGTTTAGAAATTGCCTCTGGTAGGAGTATGAAGAGAGGCTCTGTGTGGGACTGACGACGTTTTGCTGCACAGAAACATCCTCCAGGGTCCATTAGCAGAAACTCACCAGAATTTAAAGAACAATAAGACTGACATACAGTCATTGTGTGCCACTGTTCTGAGCTCTACGTGGGGCATCTTCGCACAGCCTTGCGGGGTCAGGGCCGTCACCGTCCCCGTCTGACAGAGGAGAAAGCCGCGGCGCGGAGAAGCAAAGGGAGCTGCCCGCGGCCGCACGGCGGGGGACGAGGCAGAGCTGGGCTTCGAGGGGCGGGAGCAGCTCGGTGTCTTCCCCGGGGAGAGTCGTGGTGGGGCGCGGCGCCGAGATGGGGCTCACGGGGACGGCCGAGGCTCAGCGGTGGCCTCCCCTAGGCTTCCACCTGAACAACCAGCTGACCCAGGCCCTCACCAGCCGCTACCGGGACAGCCGCCTGCAGGTGGACTTCGAGCGCTTCGTGTCGTGCGCAGCCCAGCTCACCTGCATCTTCCGTGAGTGCCGCCCGGGCGCGGgtgggccgggggagggggtcTCCCACGCGCCACGGCGGGTGCTCAGCCAGCCCTCTCCGCACAGGCCAC
The Panthera uncia isolate 11264 chromosome E2 unlocalized genomic scaffold, Puncia_PCG_1.0 HiC_scaffold_19, whole genome shotgun sequence genome window above contains:
- the CAPN12 gene encoding LOW QUALITY PROTEIN: calpain-12 (The sequence of the model RefSeq protein was modified relative to this genomic sequence to represent the inferred CDS: deleted 2 bases in 2 codons), with translation MACGSRRVTIQLVDEEAGPGTRGPKPFRGQRYEAIRAACLDEGILFCDPYFPAGPDALGYDELGPDSEKAKGVEWLRPHEFCAEPQFICEDMSRTDVCQGRLGNCWFLAAAASLTLYPRLLCRVVPPGQGFQGGYAGVFHFQLWQFGRWVDVVVDDRLPVRDGKLIFVRSDQRNEFWAPLLEKAYAKLHGSYEVMRGGHMNEAFVDFTGGVGEVLYLRRDTPGLFSALRHALAKESLVGATALSDRGEYRTEDGLVKGHAYSVTGTYKVSLGFTKVRLLRLRNPWGRVEWTGAWSDSCPRWDALPAECRDALLVKKEDGEFWMGLEDFVRCFNTVQVCSLSPEVLGPSPAGGGWHIHTFQGRWVRGFNSGGSQPGNETFWTNPQFRLTLLEPDEEEDDDEEGPWGGWGAAGAWGPARGGRIPKCTVLLSLIQRNRRRLRAQGLTYLTVGFHVFQIPEELLGLWDSPRSRALLPGLLRADRSPFCARRDVSRRCRLRPGHYLVVPSAARAGDEADFTLRVFSERRHTAVEIDDVISADLHALLVPYVPLELGLEQLFQELAGEEEALSAPQLQTLLSIALEPARSHARTPREIGLRTCEQLLRCFGNGRSLTLHHFQQLWGHLLEWQATFDKFDEDASGTMNSYELRLALNAAGFHLNNQLTQALTSRYRDSRLQVDFERFVSCAAQLTCIFRHCSRQLEGGEGVVCLTRRQHLRPEAEEPPGPPPPPRPLPGTRGRCSGAMRRFGASPREPARLERLLAPVPTSRAMLATQLPALLCALLSPSGRGMATALFSCRLRDLALGAWQERVPGSTHFYSHGDGDLPGPALLWEEVLPWLC